The proteins below are encoded in one region of Candidatus Amarolinea dominans:
- a CDS encoding ATP-binding protein, whose translation MRYFNTYGPVNEKEHYVVPRRELLDMLTDQVSAGSYFTVFAPRQMGKTTLLRQLAERLQAQPNYLPMVLNFQDYADWETPDFLLDIGAEIGEKIIEYLAAGAHPRHDAVQEMVAQSRFDRYGGLRAFLKRFHKLAPEIRLVLIIDEFDGTPPRAISSLLQTLRKLYLEAEPPRSLHSAVLVGLRNIAALNLGQSSPFNIARQLNLPGFSEDEVDALLAQYAADSGQVFAPGVSAEIYRQTAGHPFLVNRLADILTEQVALNRAQPISGADLEQAFRRMTTESNYNFETIVRHANPHKATVLRIMAGVDYEFNLNNPVVRELHEQGVIEARPDGACRIANPIYQVVLFAAFRPIEAGLQGAAVANGYDFRPHVVDGRLQMDVILSRFRAFVERRGRAAFKISETPQEATGQYLLTAYLDLLVRQVGGEVFAEVPSGAGRLDVIVVFNGQRYVIETKLWRGPAAFDASVTQVQSYLRSEGQTTGYLVVFHARPAIYGRLPEGELEFVREDEGVTIHVYLVRLG comes from the coding sequence ATGCGCTACTTCAACACCTACGGCCCGGTCAACGAGAAGGAGCACTACGTCGTGCCGCGGCGTGAGCTGCTGGACATGCTGACCGACCAGGTCAGCGCCGGCAGCTACTTCACGGTCTTCGCCCCACGCCAGATGGGCAAAACCACCCTCCTGCGGCAGTTGGCCGAGCGCTTGCAGGCGCAGCCCAACTATCTTCCCATGGTGCTCAATTTCCAGGATTATGCCGACTGGGAAACGCCCGACTTCTTGCTGGACATCGGCGCTGAGATCGGGGAGAAGATCATCGAATACCTGGCAGCAGGAGCGCACCCCCGGCACGACGCCGTCCAGGAGATGGTTGCGCAGAGCCGGTTCGACCGTTATGGGGGGCTGCGCGCTTTTCTGAAGCGTTTCCACAAACTGGCGCCCGAAATCAGGCTGGTTCTGATCATTGACGAGTTCGACGGTACACCACCGCGCGCCATTTCGTCCTTGCTGCAAACTCTGCGCAAGCTGTACCTGGAAGCCGAACCGCCGCGCAGCCTGCACAGCGCGGTTCTGGTCGGCCTACGCAACATCGCGGCATTGAACCTGGGCCAGAGTTCGCCCTTCAATATCGCCCGCCAACTCAACTTGCCGGGGTTCTCGGAAGATGAAGTAGATGCTTTGCTGGCTCAGTACGCGGCAGACAGCGGGCAGGTGTTTGCGCCAGGCGTCAGCGCCGAAATCTACCGTCAGACCGCCGGGCATCCGTTCCTGGTGAACCGCCTGGCAGACATCCTGACCGAGCAGGTGGCGCTGAATCGGGCGCAGCCGATCTCTGGCGCTGATCTGGAGCAGGCGTTCCGGCGGATGACCACTGAAAGCAACTACAACTTCGAGACGATCGTTCGCCACGCCAACCCACACAAGGCCACGGTTTTGCGCATCATGGCCGGCGTGGATTACGAATTCAACCTGAACAACCCGGTAGTGCGGGAACTGCACGAGCAGGGCGTGATCGAGGCGCGGCCAGACGGCGCTTGTCGCATTGCCAACCCCATCTACCAGGTGGTTCTATTTGCCGCCTTCCGTCCCATCGAGGCTGGCCTTCAAGGCGCGGCGGTTGCCAATGGTTATGATTTCCGGCCGCACGTGGTGGACGGACGCCTGCAGATGGATGTGATTCTGTCACGCTTCCGCGCGTTCGTCGAGCGGCGCGGGCGCGCCGCGTTCAAGATCAGCGAGACACCGCAGGAGGCCACAGGGCAGTATTTGCTCACAGCCTACCTGGACCTGCTGGTGCGGCAGGTGGGCGGCGAAGTCTTCGCTGAAGTGCCGTCGGGCGCCGGACGGCTCGATGTGATCGTCGTGTTCAACGGACAGCGCTATGTCATCGAGACCAAGCTCTGGCGCGGGCCGGCCGCGTTCGACGCCAGCGTGACGCAGGTACAGAGCTATCTGCGCAGCGAGGGGCAAACTACCGGCTACCTGGTGGTCTTCCACGCCCGGCCGGCGATTTACGGACGCTTACCGGAAGGGGAGTTGGAGTTTGTCCGCGAGGATGAGGGTGTGACGATCCATGTTTATCTGGTGCGGCTTGGGTAG
- a CDS encoding cytochrome c oxidase subunit 3 translates to MWIFLASEVMFFSALIAAFMMFRLRGPADANHILNIPLTAFNTFVLLTSSMTVVLALAAAQRNDQAKLRLWLFASLLCGGTFLGVQVIEYFKLFEEGLTISSSMFGTIFFTLTGFHGLHVFIGLLWLVGIIVQALRGRFNADYSMSLEIFGLYWHFVDIVWIILFVIVYLI, encoded by the coding sequence ATGTGGATCTTTTTGGCATCCGAAGTGATGTTCTTCAGCGCGCTCATCGCCGCGTTCATGATGTTCCGGCTACGCGGCCCGGCCGATGCCAATCATATCCTGAACATCCCGTTGACGGCCTTCAACACCTTTGTGCTGTTGACCAGCAGCATGACGGTGGTGTTAGCCCTGGCCGCGGCCCAACGCAACGATCAGGCGAAATTGCGCCTCTGGTTGTTCGCCTCGCTGCTCTGCGGCGGCACGTTCCTGGGGGTGCAGGTCATCGAGTATTTCAAGCTCTTCGAAGAAGGGCTGACCATCAGCAGCAGCATGTTTGGCACTATTTTCTTCACGCTGACCGGTTTTCACGGCCTGCATGTGTTCATTGGGCTGTTGTGGCTGGTGGGGATTATCGTGCAGGCATTGCGCGGCCGTTTCAACGCGGATTACAGTATGAGCCTGGAAATCTTCGGCCTCTACTGGCATTTTGTGGACATTGTGTGGATCATCCTGTTCGTCATCGTCTACCTGATCTGA
- a CDS encoding class I SAM-dependent methyltransferase, which yields MTWLRRSLFILASWLAYGLLTPLYEAAAWLFSNGEWHTWRRQAVVMLAGQATATGVRPRILEVGCGTGALLAELAAAGSLVVGLDRSAPMLDAAVRRLRQGGLAAERATINLGADDHVHRYGLSSNSEMRSAQGAPVIPVQGLAQAIPLPASSVDGIILTFPTAFVFDLRTWQEFRRVLAPGGCVIWVDGGEVFRPNLLARLLQALLSPDPAAQRMMLAMPGRLTDLGFTAAWHTHELTASRVSMLIAQAGVD from the coding sequence ATGACCTGGCTCCGGCGAAGCTTGTTTATCCTGGCGTCATGGTTGGCCTACGGGCTGCTGACGCCGCTGTACGAAGCGGCGGCGTGGCTCTTTTCCAACGGCGAATGGCACACCTGGCGCCGGCAGGCCGTGGTGATGCTGGCCGGTCAAGCTACCGCGACGGGCGTCAGGCCGCGTATCCTCGAAGTGGGCTGCGGCACCGGCGCGCTGCTGGCCGAGCTGGCCGCCGCAGGAAGCCTGGTTGTCGGCCTCGATCGTTCGGCCCCCATGCTGGATGCGGCCGTCAGGCGTTTGCGTCAGGGTGGGTTGGCGGCAGAGCGGGCAACCATCAATCTCGGCGCCGATGACCATGTCCACCGGTATGGTCTGAGCAGCAACAGCGAGATGCGCTCGGCCCAGGGCGCACCCGTCATTCCGGTGCAGGGGCTGGCGCAGGCCATCCCACTGCCCGCGAGCAGCGTTGACGGCATCATCCTCACCTTTCCCACAGCGTTCGTGTTCGATCTGCGCACCTGGCAGGAGTTTCGCCGCGTGCTGGCGCCAGGCGGATGCGTTATCTGGGTGGACGGCGGGGAGGTCTTCCGGCCCAACCTGCTGGCGCGTCTGCTGCAGGCCCTGCTCTCGCCCGATCCGGCCGCCCAGCGCATGATGTTGGCGATGCCCGGCCGGCTGACCGACCTCGGTTTCACGGCCGCCTGGCACACGCACGAACTGACAGCCAGCCGCGTCTCGATGCTGATCGCGCAAGCAGGAGTGGATTGA
- the ctaD gene encoding cytochrome c oxidase subunit I: MHGAWKWWHYFTFNTDHKVIGIQYLTVTFLFFLLGGILALLVRTELAQPGSQYYSGTEYNRLFTMHATIMIFLWVIPVLAGLANYIVPLQIGANDMAFPKLNAVSFWLIVIGGLLLCSSFLVGAPEAGWTAYPPLSLLGGDGQTIWAISIIILGFSSIFGGVNFLTTIARMRTPGMGWFELPLFTWSIVATSIIQVLGTPVIASALFLLAVERIFHANFFNVTQGGDPLMWQHLFWFYSHPAVYVMVLPAMGVVSDVLPVFSRKPIFGYKAIAFSSLAICFLGFTVWAHHMFTSGMNPWMTVPFMITSMVIAVPTGVKIFGWLGTIWQGKLRFDSAMLFALGFISLFVLGGISGVVLASVPVDIHVHDTYFVVAHLHYVLFGGSVTAIYAGIYYWFPKITGRKLNETWGKLHFWLHFIGFHTTFLVMHVSGLLGMPRRVADYDPQFYAMNLIATIGAYLLGTSTLPFMWNVAVSLFKGEVAGDNPWDAKTLEWQTSSPPSIFNWDETHQPHVGGGPYDYGRHPLSSSIPATGAAHGSD; encoded by the coding sequence ATGCACGGCGCCTGGAAATGGTGGCACTATTTTACCTTCAACACCGATCACAAAGTCATCGGCATTCAGTACCTCACCGTGACGTTTCTGTTTTTCTTGCTGGGCGGCATCCTGGCGCTCCTGGTGCGCACCGAACTGGCGCAGCCAGGCAGCCAGTATTACTCGGGCACCGAATACAATCGCCTGTTCACGATGCATGCCACCATCATGATCTTCCTCTGGGTGATCCCGGTGCTGGCCGGCCTGGCCAACTACATCGTCCCGCTGCAGATCGGCGCGAATGACATGGCGTTTCCCAAACTCAACGCGGTCAGCTTCTGGCTGATCGTCATCGGCGGCCTGCTGCTCTGCTCATCCTTCCTGGTGGGCGCGCCCGAAGCAGGTTGGACCGCCTATCCGCCCCTCTCCCTCTTGGGCGGTGACGGCCAGACGATCTGGGCCATTTCCATCATCATCTTAGGCTTTTCATCCATCTTTGGCGGGGTCAACTTCTTGACCACGATCGCTCGCATGCGCACGCCAGGCATGGGCTGGTTCGAACTGCCGCTCTTCACCTGGAGCATTGTCGCCACCTCGATCATCCAGGTTCTGGGTACCCCCGTCATCGCCAGCGCCCTGTTCCTGCTGGCCGTCGAGCGCATCTTCCACGCCAACTTCTTCAACGTCACGCAGGGCGGCGATCCCTTGATGTGGCAGCACCTCTTCTGGTTCTATTCGCATCCGGCCGTCTACGTGATGGTGCTGCCCGCCATGGGCGTCGTCTCTGACGTGCTGCCGGTCTTCAGCCGCAAACCGATCTTCGGCTACAAGGCCATCGCCTTCTCCAGTCTGGCCATCTGCTTCCTGGGCTTCACCGTCTGGGCACACCACATGTTTACCAGTGGCATGAACCCCTGGATGACGGTGCCCTTCATGATTACCTCCATGGTCATCGCCGTCCCCACCGGCGTCAAGATCTTCGGCTGGTTGGGCACCATCTGGCAAGGCAAGCTGCGCTTCGACAGCGCCATGCTCTTCGCCCTGGGCTTCATCTCCCTCTTCGTCCTCGGTGGCATCAGCGGGGTGGTCCTCGCTTCCGTGCCGGTTGACATCCACGTGCATGACACCTACTTCGTGGTCGCGCATCTGCACTACGTGCTCTTCGGCGGCAGTGTCACGGCCATCTACGCCGGCATCTACTACTGGTTCCCCAAGATCACCGGTCGTAAGCTGAACGAGACCTGGGGCAAACTCCATTTCTGGCTGCACTTCATCGGCTTCCATACGACCTTCCTGGTCATGCACGTCTCCGGCCTGCTTGGGATGCCGCGCCGCGTGGCCGACTACGACCCCCAGTTCTATGCTATGAACCTCATTGCAACCATCGGCGCCTACCTCCTGGGCACCTCCACCCTCCCCTTCATGTGGAACGTCGCGGTCAGCCTGTTCAAGGGCGAGGTGGCCGGTGACAACCCCTGGGATGCCAAGACCCTGGAATGGCAGACGTCATCGCCGCCATCCATCTTCAACTGGGATGAAACGCATCAACCGCACGTGGGCGGCGGCCCGTATGACTATGGTCGCCACCCGCTCAGCAGCAGCATCCCGGCCACGGGCGCCGCGCACGGCTCAGACTAG
- a CDS encoding protoheme IX farnesyltransferase has translation MPLRMLVAETGNMRWFRQLSLWTSIGAWIVLVLGGLARTTGLALGCRTWPLCDGRLTLSVAAGGWLDLWHRLGAGLLVLAVLLLLRIALTNRGHLHRLAPRLLMITAGIVAVQALIGSLLGAAPVSLLTWTHASLATLSLGLLTANTLLAWSRTRNRGAILARIVQTQEEYGGFSAWLTLATVAAFILVLTGAAVTHSLAASACPAFPNCGLSSAPASLQIIQMLHRSSVLATLLVFLWLSWRYTGILGRESRSARRWNRAMLTLFAGQIGLGAANALLPLPAWINAAHLGLAAAVWAGFVVLFTLYQEGLGAEIIPGSDARTAGSRRNNLGSVIFAYFWLAKPYITVLLLVITLAAILVATAGRPPWGLTLWALLGGALSASSANTINAYLEREKDKIMPRTQRRPLASARIAPINGLIYGLTLGILSVVVFVVYVNILSAVISTFALLYYVVIYTLWLKPRTPYNIVIGGAAGAFPPMIGWTAVTGQIDLLAVILFAVVFCWTPPHTWALTLLAQRDYTMVNTPMWPVVHGEANTRQQIVAYTWPMLIVTLLPAVTRLLGPVYLIAALALGGIFIYLALRLRQTGTKASALSLYKYSTLYLALLFAAMVVDRVV, from the coding sequence GTGCCACTTCGCATGCTCGTGGCCGAAACCGGCAACATGCGCTGGTTTCGTCAACTGTCGCTGTGGACCTCGATCGGCGCCTGGATTGTTCTTGTGCTGGGCGGCCTGGCGCGCACCACAGGTCTTGCGCTCGGCTGCCGCACCTGGCCGTTGTGTGACGGCCGCCTCACGCTGAGCGTTGCAGCAGGCGGCTGGCTCGACCTCTGGCATCGCCTGGGCGCCGGCCTGCTTGTCCTGGCCGTTTTACTGCTCCTGCGCATCGCGCTGACCAACCGCGGGCATCTGCACCGGCTCGCGCCACGCTTGCTGATGATCACCGCCGGCATCGTAGCCGTGCAGGCGTTGATCGGCAGCTTGCTCGGCGCTGCCCCCGTCTCCCTGCTGACCTGGACACACGCCAGCCTGGCGACGCTCAGCCTGGGTCTGCTCACGGCCAACACGCTCCTCGCCTGGTCGCGCACCCGCAACCGCGGCGCCATCCTGGCCCGCATCGTGCAGACGCAGGAGGAGTACGGCGGCTTCAGCGCCTGGTTGACCCTGGCGACCGTGGCTGCCTTCATCCTGGTGCTGACCGGCGCGGCCGTCACCCATAGTCTGGCGGCCAGCGCGTGTCCGGCCTTTCCCAACTGCGGCCTCAGCAGCGCGCCGGCCAGCCTGCAGATCATCCAGATGCTGCATCGGAGCAGCGTGCTTGCCACACTGCTCGTGTTCCTGTGGCTCTCCTGGCGCTACACCGGCATCCTGGGCCGTGAAAGCCGCAGCGCACGCCGCTGGAACCGAGCCATGCTCACCCTCTTCGCCGGCCAGATTGGACTGGGCGCGGCCAACGCGCTGCTCCCTCTGCCCGCCTGGATCAACGCCGCGCACCTGGGCCTGGCCGCGGCCGTGTGGGCCGGCTTCGTGGTTCTCTTCACGCTCTACCAAGAGGGACTAGGCGCCGAGATCATCCCCGGCAGTGACGCCAGGACCGCCGGCAGCCGCCGCAACAACCTGGGGTCCGTCATCTTCGCCTATTTCTGGCTGGCCAAGCCCTACATCACCGTCCTTCTGCTCGTCATCACCCTGGCCGCGATCCTGGTTGCCACGGCCGGCCGGCCGCCCTGGGGCCTGACCCTGTGGGCGCTGCTGGGCGGCGCGCTCTCCGCCTCGTCCGCCAACACCATCAACGCGTACCTGGAGCGTGAGAAAGACAAGATCATGCCGCGCACCCAACGCCGGCCGCTGGCCTCGGCGCGCATCGCCCCCATCAATGGTCTGATCTACGGCCTGACGCTCGGTATCCTTTCGGTCGTCGTGTTCGTTGTTTATGTCAACATTCTGAGCGCCGTGATCTCGACCTTTGCCCTGCTCTACTATGTCGTTATCTACACCCTGTGGCTGAAGCCCCGCACCCCGTACAACATCGTCATCGGCGGTGCAGCCGGCGCGTTCCCGCCCATGATCGGCTGGACGGCCGTCACCGGTCAGATTGATCTGCTGGCTGTCATCCTCTTTGCCGTCGTCTTCTGCTGGACGCCGCCCCACACCTGGGCGCTGACTCTCCTGGCGCAGCGTGACTACACGATGGTCAATACCCCCATGTGGCCGGTGGTGCATGGCGAGGCCAACACCCGCCAGCAGATCGTCGCCTACACCTGGCCTATGCTGATTGTCACCCTGCTGCCCGCGGTCACCCGCCTGCTAGGGCCAGTCTACTTGATCGCCGCGCTGGCGCTGGGCGGCATCTTCATCTACCTGGCGCTGCGCCTGCGCCAAACGGGCACCAAAGCCTCGGCCCTCAGTCTTTACAAATACTCCACCCTCTACCTGGCCCTCTTGTTTGCGGCCATGGTGGTGGATCGGGTGGTGTGA
- a CDS encoding SCO family protein yields the protein MEHRTEKSPVLPWITVLVISLGLLTACGGVNATPLPVYWNAPAFTLTDQDGQRVSTSDFAGRVWLVNFIYTACPDECPLELMPKMRKVQELVKADARLAGKVQLVSISVDPDTDTPSVLKAYGKAFDADPTLWRFLVGTEQETADLLENGFKVGLTQGHSDEASSEEHSEINHPLRFVLVDAAGRIRGIPPSSDMTAEQFVEDMRRLVGEKN from the coding sequence GTGGAACACCGAACAGAGAAATCACCGGTTCTGCCCTGGATCACCGTGCTGGTTATCAGCCTGGGGCTGCTGACCGCTTGTGGCGGGGTCAACGCGACCCCCTTACCGGTCTACTGGAACGCGCCCGCCTTCACCCTGACCGACCAGGATGGGCAGCGCGTCAGTACGAGCGATTTTGCCGGCCGCGTCTGGCTGGTCAACTTCATCTACACCGCCTGCCCGGACGAGTGCCCCCTTGAATTGATGCCCAAGATGCGCAAGGTGCAGGAATTAGTCAAGGCCGATGCCCGCCTGGCAGGCAAGGTGCAGCTCGTCTCGATCAGCGTGGATCCGGACACCGACACCCCATCCGTGCTCAAAGCCTATGGGAAAGCCTTCGATGCCGATCCCACGCTTTGGCGGTTCCTGGTGGGCACAGAGCAGGAAACGGCTGACCTGTTGGAGAACGGCTTCAAGGTCGGCCTGACACAGGGTCATAGTGACGAGGCGAGCAGCGAGGAGCATAGCGAAATCAACCACCCCCTGCGCTTTGTGCTGGTGGATGCCGCAGGCCGCATCCGGGGTATCCCCCCGTCCAGCGACATGACCGCCGAGCAGTTCGTGGAAGATATGCGGAGGTTGGTGGGGGAGAAGAATTGA
- the coxB gene encoding cytochrome c oxidase subunit II, whose protein sequence is MSTNYRLRAAYLYFARPTPILPDQWSRQVLSSLYPQWNLDAVRIVGRMVGALPTPAQVDSNMAAEGYDEAVFRWNRRDVTDSTGQPITLVEVYEAPLPVAVPLDASDMRTPPFTRRDLMAGALAGVGGGLAMGLLAMLVGLFDRSGAMSVWAPLNQIASAILGPDVVGPQFNFTTALVGSLFHFGLSALLGMAFALIYHGVLRLPRRLGAPVAAGAIYGLIIFFLADLLLPMLAPGMAFAAKPGFIAGHMVFGLVIGIVYSRLRPNFSGLLVVLASLLFLGAGVVVTSLNLFMPVQASEQAVGVDSLFNLMMGIATVIFLLVQAALVYAALQFRRKPGDDEDGPPIHGNNTLEIIWTTVPAIIVIIISFLSYQTFVAERAFAKTDMVVEVTGQQFFWTFYYPEEDITVQNELVVPIGRPVQYRLRATDVLHAFWVPDFRIKRDAMPDRVTDTRATASKIGEYAIVCAELCGAGHAQMRGTIKVVSAADFEAWVQEQQSKTVDANDPIAYGRSVFQKAGCTTCHTLTDAGGAGQIGPDLNQIGVVAATRVAGQTAAEYIRTSIVKPGEYLAPQCPMGACPANVMLPTFGTSLSEAELTALVTYLSSQK, encoded by the coding sequence ATGAGCACGAACTACCGATTGCGCGCAGCCTATCTCTATTTTGCCCGCCCAACCCCAATCCTGCCGGATCAGTGGTCCCGCCAAGTCCTGAGCAGCCTCTATCCGCAGTGGAATTTGGACGCGGTGCGCATCGTGGGTCGCATGGTGGGCGCCTTGCCTACGCCGGCCCAGGTTGACAGCAACATGGCAGCAGAAGGATACGACGAGGCGGTCTTCCGCTGGAATCGGCGCGACGTCACCGATTCGACCGGCCAGCCCATCACCCTGGTGGAGGTCTACGAAGCGCCGTTGCCGGTGGCAGTGCCCCTGGATGCCTCCGACATGCGCACCCCGCCCTTCACACGGCGCGACCTGATGGCAGGCGCGCTGGCAGGTGTCGGCGGCGGCCTGGCCATGGGCCTGTTGGCGATGCTTGTCGGCCTGTTCGACCGCAGCGGCGCCATGAGCGTGTGGGCGCCCCTCAACCAGATCGCCAGCGCGATTCTTGGCCCTGATGTGGTCGGCCCTCAGTTCAACTTCACCACCGCCCTGGTCGGTTCCCTGTTTCATTTTGGTCTTTCGGCCCTCCTCGGCATGGCGTTTGCGCTGATCTACCACGGCGTGCTGCGCTTGCCTCGTCGCTTGGGCGCGCCGGTGGCGGCAGGCGCCATTTATGGCCTGATCATCTTCTTCCTGGCCGACCTGCTCCTGCCCATGTTGGCCCCTGGGATGGCCTTCGCGGCCAAGCCCGGTTTCATTGCCGGGCACATGGTCTTTGGCCTCGTCATCGGCATCGTCTACTCCCGCCTGCGCCCCAACTTTTCGGGCCTGCTCGTCGTCCTGGCATCCCTGCTCTTCCTGGGCGCTGGCGTCGTCGTCACCTCGCTCAATCTTTTCATGCCTGTGCAGGCGTCCGAACAGGCCGTTGGCGTTGATTCCCTCTTCAATTTAATGATGGGCATCGCCACGGTCATCTTTCTTCTCGTGCAAGCCGCCCTGGTGTACGCCGCGCTCCAATTCCGCCGCAAGCCGGGCGATGACGAGGATGGCCCGCCGATCCACGGCAACAACACGCTGGAAATTATCTGGACCACGGTGCCGGCCATTATTGTCATCATCATCAGCTTCCTCAGCTACCAGACCTTCGTCGCGGAGCGTGCCTTTGCCAAGACCGACATGGTGGTCGAGGTGACAGGCCAGCAGTTCTTCTGGACTTTCTACTATCCTGAGGAGGACATCACGGTACAGAACGAGCTGGTAGTTCCGATTGGCCGTCCGGTGCAGTACCGGCTGCGAGCCACGGATGTGCTGCACGCGTTCTGGGTGCCCGATTTCCGTATCAAGCGCGACGCCATGCCCGATCGGGTCACCGATACGCGGGCGACAGCGTCCAAAATCGGTGAATATGCCATTGTTTGCGCTGAACTGTGCGGCGCCGGCCACGCGCAGATGCGCGGCACGATCAAAGTGGTTTCGGCCGCGGACTTCGAGGCGTGGGTGCAGGAGCAGCAGAGCAAGACCGTTGACGCCAACGACCCCATCGCCTACGGTCGCAGCGTCTTCCAGAAGGCCGGTTGCACCACCTGCCATACACTGACCGACGCCGGCGGCGCTGGGCAGATCGGGCCTGATCTAAACCAAATCGGCGTCGTCGCGGCCACCCGCGTCGCCGGCCAGACGGCTGCGGAATACATCAGGACATCCATCGTCAAACCGGGTGAGTACCTGGCGCCGCAGTGTCCAATGGGCGCATGTCCGGCCAACGTCATGCTGCCAACCTTCGGCACGTCTCTATCTGAGGCCGAACTCACAGCGCTGGTCACCTACCTGTCAAGCCAGAAGTAA
- a CDS encoding cytochrome C oxidase subunit IV family protein: MSENTSFLPTVAHEAHAQPNYVAVYIALAVLTFMELGVTFLPIPKGGQVMILLAFAFSKLVLVVMYYMHLKFDTRLYAIIFTVPVFFALLILGGLLM; the protein is encoded by the coding sequence ATGAGTGAGAATACATCGTTTCTACCGACCGTGGCCCATGAGGCCCATGCCCAGCCCAACTATGTGGCTGTTTACATTGCCCTGGCTGTCCTGACCTTCATGGAACTTGGGGTCACGTTCCTGCCCATCCCCAAAGGGGGCCAGGTGATGATCCTGCTGGCCTTTGCATTTTCCAAGCTGGTCCTGGTGGTCATGTACTACATGCACCTGAAATTCGACACGCGCCTCTATGCGATCATCTTTACCGTACCCGTCTTCTTTGCGCTCCTCATCCTGGGCGGCCTGCTCATGTAG
- a CDS encoding FixH family protein produces the protein MRHMRRVGLIGALLALTLLMLTLLILSACGGRATPASDLRIELRTGAGSVHTGATTLTVQVTDAAGRPVEDAAVSVEGNMIHAGMVPVFAAATGGQDGLYTAPFNWTMGGDWVVTVKVTLPDGRQAQADFPVGVTEP, from the coding sequence GTGCGTCACATGCGGCGCGTGGGGTTGATCGGCGCACTGTTGGCGTTGACTCTGTTGATGTTGACTCTGTTGATATTGAGCGCCTGCGGCGGAAGGGCGACGCCGGCGAGCGATCTGCGCATCGAGCTGCGCACGGGCGCGGGCAGCGTCCACACGGGCGCGACCACGTTGACGGTGCAGGTGACCGACGCGGCGGGCAGGCCCGTGGAAGATGCCGCGGTGTCGGTCGAGGGCAACATGATTCACGCCGGCATGGTGCCCGTATTCGCCGCCGCCACCGGCGGTCAGGATGGGCTTTACACCGCGCCCTTCAACTGGACGATGGGCGGCGATTGGGTGGTGACGGTCAAAGTGACGCTGCCGGACGGCCGCCAGGCGCAGGCCGATTTCCCGGTGGGGGTGACGGAGCCGTAA
- a CDS encoding DUF4058 family protein, giving the protein MPLRDHFHPPLSVQRHWHGFHNAWATFIATDLNQRLPPGYFAEPNVQFGIEIDVAAFQEPLLDAHPPGPVAAWTAPAPPLSAPFVLTSDIVEVEIFSDSGGPTLTAAIELVSPANKDRPAHRAAFVAKCETYLRQGISLIVVDIVGGRNVNLHNDLLRKLTPPVSPLAADRYAAAYRAWRKQDTPQLDIWPEALTLGRSLPTLPLWLQDQVSVPVDLNLTYEQTCASQRIRGNGAG; this is encoded by the coding sequence ATGCCGCTTCGCGATCATTTTCATCCACCGCTGAGCGTTCAGCGCCACTGGCATGGGTTTCATAACGCGTGGGCAACATTCATCGCGACCGATCTCAATCAGCGCCTTCCCCCCGGTTACTTTGCTGAACCCAACGTGCAGTTCGGCATCGAAATTGATGTCGCCGCCTTCCAGGAGCCGCTCCTTGACGCCCATCCACCTGGCCCCGTTGCAGCATGGACGGCGCCGGCGCCGCCCCTCTCGGCGCCTTTCGTGCTGACTTCCGACATTGTGGAGGTGGAAATCTTCAGCGACTCGGGCGGGCCTACCCTGACTGCGGCCATCGAACTGGTCAGCCCGGCCAACAAGGACCGCCCGGCGCATCGCGCCGCGTTCGTGGCGAAATGCGAAACCTACTTGCGCCAGGGCATCAGCCTGATCGTCGTTGACATTGTCGGCGGGCGCAATGTCAATCTACACAATGACCTCCTACGCAAATTGACACCGCCCGTGTCGCCGCTGGCAGCGGACCGATACGCAGCGGCGTATCGAGCATGGCGGAAGCAAGACACACCTCAACTTGACATCTGGCCGGAAGCCCTGACTCTGGGACGCTCCCTGCCGACCCTGCCGCTCTGGTTGCAAGACCAGGTCAGTGTGCCCGTTGATCTGAATCTGACCTATGAGCAGACCTGCGCCAGCCAGAGAATCCGGGGCAACGGCGCCGGTTGA